The Methanobrevibacter thaueri region TTTACGAACATTCCTCATAGGTTTACCCACTTTAGGATCATCAATAATTTTTTTAATTTGTTTTTTAGCTCTCTCTTTAATTGATTTATCTAATCTTTTAAAAATTTTTTTAAAATTCTTATCATACTTAACAGTATCTACCATGAATCCAACTCATCAAGAAATTGACTTTTAGACATCCCCACATCATCACTACTTTCAACACGAGCTAATGCCTCACGAGTTCTTTTCTCAAAAACATCATCATCACTATTA contains the following coding sequences:
- a CDS encoding type II toxin-antitoxin system RelE family toxin, with the translated sequence MVDTVKYDKNFKKIFKRLDKSIKERAKKQIKKIIDDPKVGKPMRNVRKGTREVYVKPYRLSYYFDEENDLIIFLDFYHKDKQ